One Deltaproteobacteria bacterium DNA segment encodes these proteins:
- a CDS encoding Ig-like domain-containing protein, whose amino-acid sequence MKILLRRKRLFSVLAGFFLLGQVSSGCGGINPFGETHPVEDDSSINADYGDAPDGIVDSLGLLGQFPTRLASDGARHFNITDSAFGFFTGSGGLSVSAENDANDPADPDGVSNLDDPINPYDMDHFDDGLISTSLNAGGLSTIDFIVSVAGGAPKSTRYVNMLLDFNHDGKWSGNDSNGAAEWIVQNMEVVVAPGSFLMFTTPEFLTGVDPEGSWLRMTLSEVPIDASQFPSGWDGTGAFKRGETEDYFIQTIDTLNIVDPTPTPNATPKATPLPPPPPPPPPPPPPPGGGGGNNGGGGNKCEYYKSYNMEVCEGKSQTRLLTIDGFAPDSISASSSDPSVAGVSRNEANITITGNGEGSTTINIVAKQGGCTYYITIYVKVKKCPKPVKVKKDCCTPAEIRMDPSLCKNCHVVGWTVHTNETPGGGGSTADGGITLTGSHGVTTGISKSTVVRVGNVIKIVTTYYECDPCPEGAIGDGDGTSHDGDGDGICDATDPNPNVYDDPDQAKSFEQQQYLYDLLSNKIQAGLLGLFYEVRDASYFPIERTELEPESEAQDDSDQYDYQNDYDNDYGKESYLM is encoded by the coding sequence ATGAAAATCTTATTAAGACGTAAACGTCTCTTTTCGGTCCTGGCAGGGTTTTTCTTGTTAGGTCAAGTGTCGTCAGGCTGTGGTGGCATAAACCCATTTGGTGAGACTCACCCGGTCGAAGATGATAGTTCAATAAATGCCGATTATGGTGATGCCCCCGATGGTATTGTTGATAGTTTGGGCCTGCTGGGTCAATTCCCCACTCGCCTGGCGTCTGATGGGGCTCGTCACTTTAATATCACGGATAGTGCCTTTGGTTTTTTTACCGGTAGTGGTGGCCTGTCGGTGAGTGCAGAGAACGATGCCAACGATCCAGCCGACCCGGATGGGGTCTCGAACCTCGATGACCCTATCAACCCTTACGATATGGATCACTTTGATGATGGGCTCATTTCCACATCGCTCAATGCGGGTGGGCTTAGCACCATTGATTTTATCGTGAGTGTGGCGGGCGGTGCGCCAAAAAGCACACGCTATGTGAACATGCTGCTCGACTTTAATCACGACGGCAAGTGGTCGGGTAATGACAGCAATGGTGCAGCGGAGTGGATTGTGCAGAATATGGAAGTTGTAGTGGCGCCTGGGTCTTTTCTCATGTTTACCACCCCTGAATTTTTAACCGGCGTGGATCCGGAGGGTAGTTGGTTGCGCATGACATTGAGCGAAGTCCCCATTGATGCCTCTCAATTTCCCAGTGGCTGGGATGGCACGGGTGCATTTAAAAGAGGTGAGACGGAGGATTATTTTATCCAAACCATCGACACCTTGAATATCGTAGACCCGACCCCTACGCCCAATGCAACCCCTAAAGCGACCCCTTTGCCTCCTCCTCCGCCTCCTCCCCCACCTCCTCCTCCCCCTCCTGGCGGTGGCGGCGGTAACAACGGTGGTGGTGGCAACAAGTGCGAATATTACAAGAGCTACAACATGGAAGTCTGCGAAGGCAAAAGCCAGACCCGATTACTCACTATCGATGGGTTTGCCCCGGATAGTATCTCGGCTTCGAGCAGCGATCCCAGTGTAGCCGGTGTTTCGCGAAACGAAGCCAATATCACCATTACGGGTAATGGCGAAGGTAGCACGACCATCAACATCGTTGCCAAACAAGGTGGGTGTACTTACTACATCACCATCTATGTAAAGGTGAAAAAATGTCCTAAACCGGTGAAGGTGAAAAAAGATTGCTGTACCCCAGCGGAAATTCGCATGGATCCTAGCCTCTGCAAGAACTGTCATGTGGTGGGTTGGACCGTGCATACCAACGAAACCCCTGGTGGTGGTGGGTCAACGGCTGACGGTGGAATTACGCTCACTGGGTCTCATGGTGTGACTACGGGTATTTCAAAGTCGACGGTGGTTCGAGTGGGTAACGTGATTAAAATTGTCACGACCTACTATGAGTGTGATCCGTGTCCTGAAGGCGCGATTGGCGATGGTGACGGTACTTCGCATGATGGCGATGGCGATGGCATCTGTGATGCGACCGATCCTAATCCCAATGTCTACGACGACCCTGACCAAGCCAAGAGCTTCGAACAGCAGCAATATCTCTACGACCTGCTGAGTAATAAAATTCAAGCCGGGTTGTTGGGGTTGTTCTACGAGGTGCGCGATGCCTCTTACTTCCCCATTGAAAGAACCGAGCTTGAGCCTGAATCCGAAGCACAAGATGACAGCGATCAATATGATTATCAAAATGACTATGACAATGATTACGGAAAGGAATCTTATCTCATGTAA